From one Lolium rigidum isolate FL_2022 chromosome 4, APGP_CSIRO_Lrig_0.1, whole genome shotgun sequence genomic stretch:
- the LOC124647060 gene encoding germin-like protein 8-14 — protein sequence MANAMLLPVILSFLILPFSAMALTQDFCVADLPRGDTPAGYPCKAHVSADDFYYNGLALPGNTNNIFRATVTPASVSQFPGVNGLGISAARVDIAVGGVVPLHTHPAATELIFVTQGTIVAAFISSDSNTVYSKTLNKGDIMVFPQGLLHYQYNIGVTPAVLLVAFSGPNPGLQITVLALFANNIPSDVLPKLTFLDAAQIMKYKSMLNGTA from the coding sequence ATGGCCAACGCAATGTTGCTCCCTGTGATCCTTTCCTTCCTCATCTTGCCCTTCTCCGCCATGGCCCTAACTCAGGACTTCTGCGTCGCCGACCTGCCCCGTGGCGACACGCCGGCGGGATACCCATGCAAGGCCCACGTCAGTGCCGATGACTTCTACTACAATGGCCTTGCCCTTCCCGGcaacaccaacaacatcttcaggGCCACTGTCACGCCGGCCTCCGTCAGTCAGTTCCCCGGGGTCAACGGCCTGGGCATCTCAGCCGCCAGGGTCGATATAGCCGTGGGAGGCGTCGTGCCGCTGCACACCCACCCGGCCGCCACCGAGCTCATCTTCGTCACGCAGGGCACCATCGTCGCCGCATTCATCAGCTCCGactccaacaccgtctacagcaaGACGCTCAACAAGGGCGACATCATGGTCTTCCCCCAGGGCCTGCTCCACTACCAGTACAACATTGGCGTCACGCCCGCCGTCTTGCTAGTCGCCTTCAGCGGACCCAATCCCGGTCTGCAGATCACCGTCTTGGCGCTCTTCGCCAACAACATTCCCTCCGACGTCCTCCCGAAGCTGACCTTCTTGGACGCCGCGCAGATCATGAAGTATAAGTCCATGCTCAATGGCACCGCATAA